A genomic stretch from Helianthus annuus cultivar XRQ/B chromosome 1, HanXRQr2.0-SUNRISE, whole genome shotgun sequence includes:
- the LOC110932979 gene encoding heavy metal-associated isoprenylated plant protein 8, with amino-acid sequence MHLHCEGCAKDVKHCIHKMDGVQTVNPDMEKSLVTVKGAFDPKNLVVYISKRAGRHAEVVNSKNTNNKQKDGEQKDGDQKNEKKEKDKDAKNAGSAYPNVPPGLVYAPQLFSDENPNACSVM; translated from the exons ATGCACCTCCACTGTGAAGGTTGTGCTAAGGATGTCAAGCATTGCATCCACAAGATGGATG GTGTACAAACCGTGAATCCCGATATGGAGAAATCGTTAGTGACTGTAAAGGGGGCTTTCGATCCGAAAAACCTAGTGGTTTACATTAGCAAGAGGGCCGGAAGGCATGCGGAGGTTGTGAACTCGAAGaacacaaacaacaaacaaaagGATGGTGAACAAAAGGATGGTGACCAAAAGAATGAGAAGAAAGAAAAGGACAAGGATGCCAAAAACGCCGGTTCTGCGTACCCAAATGTTCCCCCCGGGCTTGTTTACGCGCCACAGCTGTTTAGTGACGAGAATCCTAACGCGTGCTCGGTTATGTAG
- the LOC110932973 gene encoding uncharacterized protein LOC110932973 translates to MEPYGNTRNLINGLSLGDFAIVIVDCSLDFKSTYTTRDFLEPCSLARAFGFKELICCWNKMDLLRYSEEHFKKLRNKAVRYFGDLGFKVINIRFVLISALRGESITGRRTPCLSSWSTKVEAIRLNGREVAKVTIGERVELVVKASRHPVKEVLAFTAEILVVDPTSNFTEGAEQYICTVHEPEFRVVLSSIENSLNRKTGRGNRHSSNILKPGDLGIVYFAVLEEAVIEKGCNYPSMGRVITDVETELVELCPKPAKTGSSSSSGSVSFSRACVIMVEDGKVQIEKFDGKKFGWWKMQIEALLCQKDIDVVLEDMGSYSGRRCQKKKFSWIIG, encoded by the exons ATGGAGCCGTATGGGAATACAAGAAATCTTATAAACGGCCTTTCTTTGGGGGATTTTGCAATAGTAATCGTTGATTGCAGTTTGGATTTCAAATCCACCTATACTACTAGAGATTTCCTTGAACCATGCTCCCTTGCCAGGGCATTTGGCTTCAAAGAATTGATTTGCTGTTGGAATAAG ATGGATCTTCTTCGCTACTCTGAAGAACACTTCAAAAAACTACGAAACAAGGCTGTTAGATATTTCGGTGACCTTGGATTCAAGGTTATAAACATCAGATTTGTGCTTATTTCTGCATTACGAGGGGAAAGCATAACTGGGAGGAGGACACCTTGTTTGA GCTCGTGGTCAACTAAGGTGGAGGCGATTCGATTGAACGGAAGAGAAGTCGCAAAAGTCACAATAGGAGAACGGGTGGAGCTAGTGGTTAAAG CTTCTCGTCACCCGGTTAAAGAGGTGCTCGCTTTCACTGCTGAAATCCTAGTCGTAGACCCCACCTCTAATTTCACCGAAGGGGCAGAGCAATATATATGTACAGTTCACGAGCCTGAATTCCGTGTTGTGTTGTCTTCAATAGAAAATTCGTTGAACCGCAAAACAGGAAGGGGGAACAGGCATTCTTCGAACATCTTAAAACCTGGCGACTTAGGGATTGTTTATTTTGCGGTTTTAGAGGAAGCTGTGATTGAAAAAGGGTGCAACTACCCTTCAATGGGGC GTGTGATTACTGATGTGGAGACTGAACTCGTGGAATTATGTCCTAAACCAGCTAAAactggttcttcttcttcttctgggtCAG TTTCGTTTAGTCGTGCTTGTGTTATCATGGTAGAAGACGGGAAGGTGCAAATCGAAAAGTTTGACGGGAAAAAGTTTGGTTGGTGGAAGATGCAGATTGAAGCATTACTTTGTCAGAAAGACATAGATGTAGTGCTTGAGGATATGGGATCTTATTCTGGGCGAAGATGTCAGAAGAAGAAATTCAGCTGGATCATCGGGTGA